GCCGTTAGTCTTTGTGGCTCTCTAGTTTCCTTGATATTGTTTTTCCGGACAAGGAGATTCTACATGCAGATTTTACTTAGACGCCTGCGGCATTTGACCAGACagtgagaaggaaaaaattccatttcttttccttttgttggGTTTTCCTTTCGTGAGCGAATTTTGAGTTGCACTGAGGAAGTAAAGCAAAACATTAGGCATTTCTTGTTTTGTGCTTGTAAGTAGGCCATATGGTTGTATTTGAGATGGTTGGAGGCATTTGGGATTCTTTTGTGTAAATTGTCAATAAAAGGTTTCCTTGTTTTCTTACAAGATGTCAACCTGCCAAAAGTTTCTGTGCTTTATGAAGTTGAATCTACTCTTCTGTTCTCATAATATTCATGGACGATGGTAAGTTGAGCCTTgataagtactccctccgttccaaaatctTTGGTATTTTTCAATATTAGTGCCGTagattttgggacggagggagtacttgaaGAAGCAAAGGGTAGGTCATGTTGTTCAAATCTCGTGAACGCTTGACCTCTTAGTCGACATCTTACTCGGACAGAGGATCCGAGTCCGTGAAGGAACTGGAGATTCAATTTGCAGAGAACACAAGGGACACATATCATTACCAAAAACAAGGATACCTCTGCTGCACACAACACAAATGGATCTTCTTGCTATTCTATTTTGGACTGCTTTTGTgaaacaacttcaatttttgGGGGACGGtaagttccaaaccacactaagcCACCCATTTTGGTTCGGTAAATGGTTTTGCATTTCTGCATAGGCTGAGCTTACTGAGAAAGTTCTGCTGGAGCTCCACTTCCATTCCATAATGTCGTCTCTGGACCTGTCCATCAGGTGTCTCTGAAGTTTTAGTAGCACCCTCGGTTTCTACTCTTCTTCCCACCTAAACAAACGCCTTCTGACCCCCGATAGTATGCAAACTTAAAACAATGCTGGAGGTGTTAGTCTACACAGACTTAAAAGCGTGCACCCCGACAAACTACAGACTACAGTAGGGGGCCGTATTTTAGGCGAAAGCTAGATGAAAGACTGTTAATTATAAGACATTAAATTCCATTCAATTAGGGGTGAGAAGGTGGAGGAGAAATGCATAAACCGATAAAATACCCTCTCTAAATGTTAGCAGCAAcgaattttcaaattcaatgatCACCTACCGGAAATATTATACAAATAAATAACTGATCAATCGAGCACAACAAGATGCTTGTATTTCTCTCCAGATATGGCCCATCTCATTACATCCTCCGGTCTCATTCTTTCACCTTCCTCCAAGAAGTATTTCATCAGTATCTTCGAATGCCCGTTCAGAATAGTAACCCCCTTCTTCATGCTCAGCATGGGATAGTGCCTCTGAACCCCCTTCTTCATGCTCAGCATGGGATAGTGCCGCAAACCAGAGATTCTCCAAAACACTAACTCTGGCAGAATATACCCTTTCTCTTAGTACTTGTTTCTCATAACTTCGTAGTCCTTTTCCCAACTGCCTCCGCCCCATACCAAATCATTGTATCCGAATGCTTCACCAAAGTACGAAGCACAGAATACAAAAAgcctttttatcattttatcttggCTCAATTTATTCTCAATGGCGAATTGTAAGATCACATTGGCAATCTTACGAAAATCTCCagttttttttgggaaagaaaattttcaaatatgcaCATCTTTCCCAAAGACTGCATAAATAATCAGAGTTGAGAAGTTCAGAGAGCTCAAACTTAACAAGCTCAGGCTCAGAGTTGAATACCAAGATATATTTTCTCCACGGTTCTTCAGCCACGTCTGAAACTAAAAGGCCTAATGAAGCAATAATATCCATCTGCAAATGATTATTTCCTCGGAAGCATACAGCAAGACAACTGCCAAATTTCCCCTTCTTTATGTGGCCTTCAACCATTTCATGCCATTGCCGATCAACTATTTTCGCAAATCGTTCCCAATCCCAGCAGTTAAGGCTGCTGTTGGGGAAACTGAAAAACCCTCCCCTCAACGAGTTTATCCCATGCGTGGCTTATTGGTGGACGACCATTTTTTTTCAGCCACAGTTTCTTGTACGTAAGCAGTGCAACATAGCCAACTTGACTGTAAAAGACCGTATCCTGTATAACGCTCTGTTCTATTTTGGACCTCTTAAAGCTCTCAGGTAGATTTAAGGCCTCGCGAAGTGGAACAAGAACCTGCTTTTGTAGACGATCTCTAACTCTGTAGGCATAATGCGCCCCCTCCATCTCTTCGTACTCGGGATCTGAGTCAAGGGGGAACATCCTTCTAGAAATGCTCTCACAAATTAGGGTTGAGCGGTCGTAAGATGAGCCGAGAGATGGGCACCATTTTGCTGCTAGACTGATTTTACTGATCCCCCCCGCACTTGAGAAGTTCCATATCAGACTTTAGAAGTTTAAATATTGCCATTTATCTCGATAATCAAAGGTTCAAGTTTGTTAAAGTATCTTAATACTTTATCAGTTTAAATATTATCCACTCCGTTTCTTTTACATATCTATTACAGTTCcgcgttaaatttttaattgtcAATATCTCTTAAACGTATATTATTAAACATATACACACTACGAATCTTATTTAATACTAGATCTTAATTATTTATATAGGACAATAATTTAAAAGCATAAACTATTTAAAATAACACGCAGAATCGTAATGAACAACGATAAAGATAGAAACATAAGAATTATTAATAAATCTGAAGACGGTTGCGATCGCTTGAACGGTCATGCGACAagccaccatttttttttcctaataaaataaaaacagcaGAGGAAGTTGGGGGTAGTGAGATAAGAATGGGCTGGAAATATATACTTATTCAACTCAACGCCCTTTTGGtctctctagggtttctttcCGTATTCTCTTCAGACATCCAGATCCGGCCAAATCCAAACCAGCCTCCTAAACCCCTCCTCCTCACACAAATCCATTCTCTCAGAATTAGGGTTTCCAAATCTACACACACACagctttagagagagagagagagagagagagagagagaggagaccaGATCACAGTCGAAAATGGAGGAGCAGCCCCCAGTCCCAACATGcgatggcggcggcggcggcggagccTCTCTAATAAGAGATTTAGCCTCATGCAACAAAACCACCAGGGACAGGGCCCTCAGGATGGTCCTCAAAACCTGGCTCCCGTCCAACGGCGACCAACTCTCCGATGACGAGATGAAGAAGCTCTGGAAAGGCCTCTTCTACTGCCTCTGGCACGCCGACAAAGCCCCGGTCCAGTCGAACCTCATCGACCGCCTCTCCGCCCTCCTCCTGACCCtcccctcctccctctccctccgcTACCTCTCCGTCTTCTTCCTCACCCTCCGCCGCGAGTGGCCCGGCATCGACTCCCTCAGGTTAGACAAGTTCTACCTCCTCATTCGCCGATTCCtgcatttttctttcctcatgcTTAAGAATAACCACGCCTGGGACCTGGACGCCTCTCGCCGCGTAATGGACCTAATTGAAGAGAGAGCGTTATTAGCTGATGATAATAAAGTAGTTACTGGGAATGGGGTTAGTTACCACGTTGCTTCGATTTTTCTCGACGAACTTAAGCCATTCCTTCCGCTTGGGGCCGAAGTGGTTGATGTGGCGTTTAAGCCATTTTTGAGTGTAATGAGCAAGTGCCCTGATAAAGTGTTGATAGGTAAGGTTAAGTCTAGTATATTTGATGTGTTGTTGACAATGGGGAGGAATCTGCTAGAGATTAAGAAATTGGGGGATAAGAACGACTCTGGTGATAACAATGAAGTTGTAGTTTTGGGGACTGTAGGATTGACGATGGGGTTTTCTGCGAAGTTATATGATTTGGGTACGGTGTCTGATTGTGTTCAGGGGAATCGGAAGGTTTTTTTCAGTTTGCACGAGGATTTCTTGAGGTTGGAGAAGGATTTGGCGTCATCTGGAATTGAAGTTTCAATTCCTGATGCTATGGTTGATGATGAGGATGAGGTGCCTAAATTGATCCCTATTGCTACAGAGGTGGAAGGAAGTACTTCTGAGGTGGTTTTGGAGTCGGGCAttaagaagaggaagaagaacagGAAGACCAATACAGCATCTGATGTTCAGTTGGATGGAGCAAATAAGAAGACAtcgaagaagaaggaaaagaatcaAAGGGTTCTTGAACAGTGCTCTACATTAGCGGAGAAAGAGAATGCAACTGTTGCCAATGGGATCGAGAGTTCCGGTAATGAGTCTaatttgatttttaatgagTCTGTCATTGCAAATCTTCGAATGCAGTTTGAGAAGGTTGCTGAAGAAGTTGCCTTGGGTATTGATGGTGCGGCTTCATTTGATTTGCCTGAGGCTACTATTGGAATTACAGAGtcgaagaagagaaagagagggaggagtATGGCTGCTAAGGACCACCACAATCAGGATGTAAGTGGTGATAAAGATGGATTTGAACATGCTAGTGCTGCAGCGAAGAGTTCTGAAAAGAGTTCGAAGAAGGTGAGGTTTGCAAtgaagaataatttggtgtggaaGCCACAGACTCCCTTGCCACCCCAGGATCTGAGGTTGCCACCCTCTGCTACTCCTAGAGGCAGTGCACTAAAAAAAGGAGTACCTCCGGGTCCCATAAGGGAGATTTCTCCTGCAACAAAAAAGGTGAAGCCAAAGAAGGGCAGGAAGGGAGTAAAAACAGTCTCCCCGGCCATCAAACGACTCAGGAAGCTAAGAACTCTTTCGGTTTAATACATTCAATCATTTCAACATTTGTGTTTCATATTTGCCGTGGGTGGGGATTTTAATTTCCAGTACTCAGTACTCATTCTTCTCTAAGCcagcttgttcggattgtagTTGTTAACCTCATTGCTTTGAAAAACCTTGAAGAAAGAATTCTTTGAGTGCTTAGTTCTTTTATcaatggttttgtttgttttccttaTGAAATCTATTTGTGCTCATCAGTGTTGTTATCATTGGTCGCAAATTGGAAAATCTGAGAGGTGAGTGAGACCGTGCCTCTACTGTATTGTAGTTGAACCTGCCACAGCTTGTATGAATACCTTTTCAAGTAAGTACTGGAGTAAGTTGGAAGGGCTTGTCCTTGTAAGAAAACACGATGGGTTCTTGTGTCGTGTATGAAGAGTCTTAAGACACtagtattttgttgattatttaTTTGCAATATTAGATGACATTGTGGTCTTTAGCCGTTATGTATATTGTTGTTACAAAGTATTGATGGTCTCTGATATGTATCTGTTACTATAAAACATCCTCTGTACCCTTATGAGCCTTGAAAATAAGTTCACAAAATGTCTAGACCGTATAGCGATCATGTTGATACTTGATGTGTGCTTTTTCCATTATTTCAAGGTTCTTTGAATTATCTTAAAACGTGGAGAGAAACCATTGTTTTCTGTACAAGTACTTGTATTGTATTGTACTCCCACTGTTTTGTTCATTGAGCTTAAGCTGTAAAGCATCATTAGGAACGAACACGCAATTAGCTTGATACGGGTGGGTACACCATGGTTAATACCTTAGGgctatgtagcacggatacCGACATGGACACGGGAATGGGACACGGCAATTCGAAAAAAGGACAAGGACATGGACACGGCAGGGGatacatcaatttttttaagataatTCTTTTAGTTATGCAAACTTACTTTGTAACCACTAAATATTTAGATTAGGTCTCCTATTGAATGCATTTGACCAAGGATGCATTCCTAAACACATTCACATTGTTTTATATTACAATATTTGGTCTAATACTTCTGaagtttttatttcaaaaaaagcTTTTAAAACACTGTGCCCTTTCCCCATTAAAGACaacctgccgtgtccccatatATGCCTCCGGAGTGGCCCTGGGGTGTCCCACCAATAAATATATTATAATCTAATAGACAAGCAACATGGCGTGTACCACACGTGTCCTTGCATGTCCCTAGAGCGTTGCTTATCCCTGGAGTGTCCGACCCGGATACACGGGTCTCTAGGAGTGTTAGTGCTTTATAGCCTTAGGGCTTGTTAAAAACTCtgggaaaataaaatttgtatGGCAACCAAAACTGATATGGGGGGAGGTCAATTTTATGTAGGTTAGGGTTGATGAAAACAATGAAAAGATGGGTTCCCAAAATATTGCTTAGATATTTTGAAGAATTCTTTCATCAGACTATATTCTACTTACAAGGAAGAGTGGTTAACAGTATCAAGCTTCACACAGCTATTTTCGATTGAAATCGAAGTCCTGTTTGGTCCTTCAAGATGAGATTGTATATGATTACACGGCACACGGtcgtttgttgttgttgttgttctccCTTTGTGAAAACTAGGCTTTGTTTGGGGAGTATCTGAAAATTTTACGATCTCGTTGACCATATGAAATCTGTTGCATGTCCACGTTTGATTGTGTATTATATGGGTTTTGTTGCCTTAGTTGATTGGATGATGGTTAGAAGTGTGGAATCATATCCCTGATGGTCGACTTGTTGAACAACACTCCATTGTTGCACCACTGCAGGCAATTCCATCATGTCAACCATCCTGTCATCTCCATTGACGGCAGCAGCAACCGAGCAGCACAACCACCAGTAAGTGTCCCCACCGCTAATTGCTCCACCTTAGCCACGGTTGTTACCTGCACAAAGAGGTTGGAGTGATCCTTGAAGCAAATAACCTATAACCATGTCCCGACTCACTTTGTTCTTCAAACCCTGCACCGAATAGTAACCCACAAGTttataagaactttttttttcatgtagTTCCGACTtatcttgtcgagacgaattaataattcacaaaaacttgacacaaaacaatcaaatgcaaaaataaaaaattgccaaaaataaaataaaatgccgACTTCCTTACTAGGCCAAACAAGCCCGTGATCTCTTCACATTCAGCTCCTCTCGAGCTTGAATGAGCGACAAGTCGATATTATTAGGTAAATTTATAGTCTCCATATACTGATGAAACTTCAGAAAAACTCTCTTTACCATTCTTAAAGTTCTTCAAACTTAGTTATTGTCAATAAAACtaccaaattttttcaaatAGGGTGAATTAACTACAAAATCTACCATGCTTCAATTTTCACGATTAAAATTCCACAAATAGTATACATCTTTCTGAGtgaaacttcttttaaaaatgtGATGCTTGATATTTCGTATACCCGCGTTTGGTGATGATAAAAAACCTTACCACCCACCATaactaaaaaaagaaggttagtCAATTCACCAATAATGATAAATATACAAAACCTTTTAACTTCATCAAAATGATAATCATGGAACAACAAATAGAAGTGAAGAACAATAGAGAACTTTCGTTGGTTGTTGACGAACAGAAAGCATGGGAGAAAGAAATATATGCCCGAAGAAGAGCCCATAGCAAAATGAACTTCTTATAAAAGTCGGTCAAAATGAAAGGTTTTGTCAATTCGAAGACTATAAATTTAGTAAAAGAGAAGTTTCTAGAATATTTCAGATTGAAAAATTGTCACACAGGGTGAGATATGTATCATATTCATGTGAGAGAAGATTAATTTACCCACTTGATGGTCGTAGCCTTTTAATAATCAGGTGTCCGGCCCCATTTGAAGATGATGGTCGTAGTCGGGCGGGGCTTAATCACATAATCCTTGAAAATGTTCTGCactttcattttcaatcatTGCTCTCGCAATTTCAGTACTTTGAGATATGTTTCGAAGATACTTTCACAATTGCGTTCTTGCTCACACAAGCATGTGATTAAGGGCGGGGTTGCAAATGGGAAGATCTAACAAAGAGGGCTGGGCTCCGTTCCacattccaaaataagtacttaaaaaataatgacttattttcaaacttaaaaataataggtttacacaaataattttttaattttttgtagggtttgatagatctcgatgagatctattaaacaaaatctatattgcatatttttttgttttagtaagcctactatttttaagcttgaaaattacaaataagtacttactccctccgtccctaaattaGCGTCCGGCACGCAaaattaggctttacaaaacatacatattttttattaaaaaatttaattttttttcacaatctaatagaactcactgctatttattgatttttgaaaaaaaattaatttttttaacgaaacaaatgcatctttttgaaggcatagttttgcgcgccggacacttatttagagacggaggaagtatttttTAAGGGAGTAAACCGGAACACTACCTTGATACTTTTAAAGCCCCCAAAAAGGTCAATCAATTGAGAGGGGTCTCAACTCTCACGTGGTGTCGACGCCATAGTCACattttagagcatcttcaacccaaTTATCTTAAATAGAGACTcaaaatatacttttttttattcaaaaagcaAGTATAGAGATTTTTACTATTCATTTCAACTCCAATCCTAAATCTCTATTTTCATCTCTATATTGGCTTGGTTGGTGACAATACACAAGTtttcaagggtaaaatggtgatttcaccaagggaaaaaaaatttagagatcATTCTCTATATGTTTGGAACATCTTTGTATATAGAGAACCAAATTTGCGTCTCTATTTTAGAGACCCACTATAGAGCTTGATTGGAGTAATTTTGTTCCATAAGGACATCTCCAATCCATTTCTATTCcttcaaaatagaggatggatgtgacacattgaaggaagattttgtaatttattccctttttctttactttttctactttttaggagaatctttgagggatcCATCGTTTTATTTAGAGTTTGGAGGGATTTTGTactctaaatttatttttggttttctatttttagaggaccaaatttacttgaGGACCAAACACTAAAAAGGACGGtaggtccctcaaagattctcccaaaaagtacaaaaaggtaagaaaaaaaggaataaattataaaatctttcCTTAATATATCACATCTATTCTCTATTTTGAAagaatagaggtggattggagatgcctTAGGCCTCCATAGATATAGACTTGAGACTACACATCTATGAGAGAGACATCAAGTTGATAGGTTCATCCATTCAATGTGAGAAGTGCATGCTGATTGGTTCGTCCATTCAATGTGAGAAGTGCATATAGGCAGTGGCGACTCCAGAAAGTTATGATTATGGGGTCATTTACAAGCTTAATATTAATGTACTATTTTTGTCTCGTAATAACAAAATTGCAATTCCATGGAATCCAAGTGTTCATTAATTACCATATATTCCCTTTGTCCCAAGTTGTTTGCCCGCTTCAAAGTTGTGTaatttttctctaaattttttgattgtcatgcttaattttttgaaattcttggcACCAAGTTAAATAACACaatgagttctttaatttggtgtaaaaataaaaattagactGGGAAGTATTCTATAAGTATTCTATCTTTGATTTAAAAATTGCACGATTTTTTGTAGGGAGCTAGCAATTTTACTTCACTTGACTAAAATTTTCTCGAAAATAATTTTCCAGGACCAAACTTTAACAAGAGAATAGTGCCATTGTGGTGTCATTTAAGTACTACTATTCTTGGATGGGTTCATTTGTTGACTAGGGTCTGGAGTGGAGTATTCAACTGAATTTAATTAGAACTTATTTTTCCACTTCCATAGGGTCGGACAACCCCACTAATATGTATGTGCTGTCGCCAGTGCATATAGGTAAAACCAATTTTGGAGAACAAACATTGATGATATGACAGGTTAGAAAAGGGATCTTGGCAGGGATGGACAAAAGGGGCAGATGAGTCCAAGCGACCACTCTACTCGTGTTTCAAATTTCTACTAGATTTATAAGAGTTTTCATCTAAAAAAGTTAAGATCATGCCTATCATCAGCATTGTAAAATTTGACTTTAAAATGAAGAACGATACTCGTCAAATATGGATTATGGGCATTATTGTCTACTAGTAAGA
This DNA window, taken from Rhododendron vialii isolate Sample 1 chromosome 8a, ASM3025357v1, encodes the following:
- the LOC131335602 gene encoding uncharacterized protein LOC131335602, with the translated sequence MEEQPPVPTCDGGGGGGASLIRDLASCNKTTRDRALRMVLKTWLPSNGDQLSDDEMKKLWKGLFYCLWHADKAPVQSNLIDRLSALLLTLPSSLSLRYLSVFFLTLRREWPGIDSLRLDKFYLLIRRFLHFSFLMLKNNHAWDLDASRRVMDLIEERALLADDNKVVTGNGVSYHVASIFLDELKPFLPLGAEVVDVAFKPFLSVMSKCPDKVLIGKVKSSIFDVLLTMGRNLLEIKKLGDKNDSGDNNEVVVLGTVGLTMGFSAKLYDLGTVSDCVQGNRKVFFSLHEDFLRLEKDLASSGIEVSIPDAMVDDEDEVPKLIPIATEVEGSTSEVVLESGIKKRKKNRKTNTASDVQLDGANKKTSKKKEKNQRVLEQCSTLAEKENATVANGIESSGNESNLIFNESVIANLRMQFEKVAEEVALGIDGAASFDLPEATIGITESKKRKRGRSMAAKDHHNQDVSGDKDGFEHASAAAKSSEKSSKKVRFAMKNNLVWKPQTPLPPQDLRLPPSATPRGSALKKGVPPGPIREISPATKKVKPKKGRKGVKTVSPAIKRLRKLRTLSV